In Candidatus Methylomirabilota bacterium, the sequence CTGGGCACGGCGCTCACCCTGTACTACGCCGGCCGGGCCCAGGCCGAGCGCAGCCAGGGAATCTACTTCTACCTGCCCAAGCTGGAGTTCGCCCCCGAGGCGCGCCTGTATCGCGACCTCTTCGCGGTGAGCCGCCAGCGGCTGCCCTGGCTCGCCGATGCGACCATCCGGGCCGTGGTCCTCGTCGAGTCGCTCCCCTGCGTGTACGAGATGGAGGAGATGCTGTACGAGCTGGGGCCGTACGCGGCCGGCCTCAACGCCGCGCGCTGGGATCTCAAGGCCAGCATCTTCGAATACGTCATGGCGGATCCCGGGTCGGTCTGGCCCGACCGCTTCGGCGTGGACATCAAGACGACGCCGTTTCTGGCCGACATCTTCCGCCGGCTCGTCGCCATCTGCCTCAAGCGCGGCGCCGTGCCCATCGGCGGCATGGCCACGGCCCTGCCCAGCTCCGATCCCGAGGTGAACCGCGTGGCCGGCGAGACCATCCGCGCCGACAAGGAATGGGAGGCCCGGCAAGGCTTCATCCGGGGCTGGGTCGCGCACATCTTCCACATGAAGACCGCCGCGGATCCCTTCAAGCGACTGCTGGCCAGCGGCTGGAAGCCCGGCCCCGAGATGGCGGACCCCGACCGCTACCCCGTGCGCATCGAGGTCCCCGAGGGCCCGATCACGCTCGAGGGCACGCGCCGCAACGTCCGGATGCTCGTGGAGTACGTGGAAGGGTGGCTCAACGGCCGGGGCGCGAAAGGGATCGACAGTCTGGCCGGCAAGCCCGGCATCCATCCCGCGCTCATGGAGGACCTGGCCACCGGCCGGATGTCCGTGGCCCAGATCGCCCAGCGCATCCGTCATCGCGTGCGGCCCACCGAGGGGCCGGCGGCGGTCCACGACTTCGCGCTCGTCACTCGCCTGGTCGGCGAGGAGACCGAGGACATCCTCCGGCTGACCCGACCCGATGGCGAGACGGCCGAGCGCTACCGGAAAGCGAGCAAGATCGCCATGCACTGGATCCGGAGCTATGTCGACCTGGACTTCCGCAGCCTCGGCACGTATTCCCGGGCCGAGCTCGAGCGCATCGCCGCGGAGTAGCCCCTCAGGGGAAGCGGTAGCGGGAGATGTGGAGGTGGACCCCGTGGCTGGAGGCGGGATCGACGGTGATCTCGCCGGTGCCCCGCAGGTGCTTCACGCCGGCACGCTCGCACGCCTGGGCCAGCGCCGAGAATTCCTCGGCCACGAAGGACAGCGCCACCATCCCCGCGTGCCCGCCGACCTCGTCGGCGGGCACGATCAGCAGCGTGCCCTGGCCCGCCGCCAGCAGGACGCGCCGGCCGCCGTTGGTGGTCACCTCCGATAGGGCCAGCAGCGAGGTGAAGCGGCCCGCGGTGGCCCGGGGGTCGCTGGCTCCGATGACCACGCGCTTGAGGTCGACCGGCGACGGCGGCGGCGCGGGCTCGGCATCCGGCGTCGCCAGCTCCACGAGGATTCCCGCGCAAGCCCGGGGATGGAGGAACCCGATCTGCCCGGCCAGCCCGTGACGGGGCACGCGGTCGATCAGCTCGACGCCGCGCCCGTCGAGCTCGCCCAGCACGCCGGCGGCGTCGGGCACCTCGAAGCAGAGGTGGTGCAGGCTCTCCCCGTGACGGGCCAGGTAGCGAGCCACCCCGCTGGCGGCATCGAGGGGCTCGATGAGCTCGATCTCGCTCTGACCCGCGGCCAGCAACGCCGCCCGCACGCCCTGCTCGGGGATGCTGGCTTCCTTGAGCAGGGGCAGGCCCAGCGTGTCGCGGTAGAAGCGGTAGGCCTCGGCCACGCGGCGGACCACGATGGCGACATGGTGGAGGCGGCGGACCACGAGAGCCGGCTCCTTAGCGGATGAAGGCGGCCGCCCGACCCGCCCGGGCGTCCCGGATGCGGACCCGGTGGTTCAGCAGCAGCGTCGCCGGCAGGCCGCGGGGTGAGAAATACCGCAGGGCCAGCGTCTCGTCGCACGTGGACAGCGCGCCTCCACGCGCCGCGCACTCGAAGCACACGTTGACGTAGTGCCAGACCGCTCCGTCGGGATAGCGGACAACCTGGAGCCGGGGATCGGAGTAGACGCCCACCACCCGCTTCACCGCGACGTCGAGCCCCGTCTCTTCCCGCACCTCGCGGCGCACGGCCTCGGTGACCGACTCGCCGATCTCCACGGAACCGCCGGGCAGACCCCACTGGCCGCCGTCCGAGCGTTGCTGCAGCAGCAGGCGGCCACGGCGGTCGAAGATCACCGCGGAGACGCTGGCCCGGATGCCCTTGGCGCCGGACGGATCGGGCTCGAGCGTGATCACGCGCTTACCGTAGCCGACCCGCCCGTCCGGGGCAAGCCGCCGATGACGCCCTCAGCCCTCCCGGTAGAAGAGCAGGAGCAGACCGACGGCGACGAGGGCGGCGCGCCAGAGCCAGCCCGGCGTCGAGCCCGCCTCGGGCAAGCGGAGCTCGAGCCAGCGCGCCCATCCGGCCAGCGTCCCCAGGATGCCGATCGGGGCGTGGGTCACCTCCGTGAGGAACTCGGCTTTGAGCCCGAGCATCGCGTGCGAGTGGGTCAACAGCATGGCCCCGCCGGCCGCGCACAGCACGGGAAAGACGTAGCCCCACGGGCTCAGCGGCAGGCGCGCCGTCCGGACCATCCACTCGAAGACGCTGAAGGCCACAATGAGGACGACGAAGGCACGATGCTGGAGCACGTCGGGCAGCGTCATGCTCTCCCAGAACCCGGCCGGTCCCAGCGGCCAGGCCCGCGGATCAGCGCGGAAGAACAGGAAGACGGCCATGCCGAGGAGGGCCAGCGGCCAGTGCCGGGCCCCGCGGACGCCGAGCCGTTCCAGCACGGCGAGCAGGCCCATGCTCAGCACGACCAGGCCGGCCCAGTGGTGGTTGTACTCCGACCACGCGCGCTCCACGTCGGTACGCTCGGCCGGCGGGGCCACGAGCGGCTGGGCGGTGGTTAGCAGCTCCTCGACCGGCGGGCTGGCGAGACGCGGCGTGGCCGGCCGGAACCGCTCGGCCACCTCGCCGATCGTGGCCCGCTCGGCCCGCACGTCGACGGCGGGCGGCAGCGCCGTGAGGGACGCCGCTGCGAACAGCACCGTCACGGCGATCCCGAGCTCGGCCTCGGCCGTCCGGGCCAGGCGCCGGTCGAGGCGACCGGCCGTCCGCCGCACCAGCCGGAAATTCGCACAGCCGAGCGGCAGGATGGCGACCAGGAGGAGAACCTTGGTCAGGATCATGATCCCGTAGGCCGTGCCGAGCAGAGCGCCCGGGTCGCCGACGTAGGACAGGGTGAGCAGGACGCCCGAGCCGACGAGAACGATCACCCCGGCCAGGGCCAGCGAGGAGAATCGCCGGGCGATGCGCTCGTCGCGGCCGGGGGGCGCATCGGCGGCG encodes:
- a CDS encoding VOC family protein, with translation MVRRLHHVAIVVRRVAEAYRFYRDTLGLPLLKEASIPEQGVRAALLAAGQSEIELIEPLDAASGVARYLARHGESLHHLCFEVPDAAGVLGELDGRGVELIDRVPRHGLAGQIGFLHPRACAGILVELATPDAEPAPPPSPVDLKRVVIGASDPRATAGRFTSLLALSEVTTNGGRRVLLAAGQGTLLIVPADEVGGHAGMVALSFVAEEFSALAQACERAGVKHLRGTGEITVDPASSHGVHLHISRYRFP
- a CDS encoding NUDIX domain-containing protein → MITLEPDPSGAKGIRASVSAVIFDRRGRLLLQQRSDGGQWGLPGGSVEIGESVTEAVRREVREETGLDVAVKRVVGVYSDPRLQVVRYPDGAVWHYVNVCFECAARGGALSTCDETLALRYFSPRGLPATLLLNHRVRIRDARAGRAAAFIR
- a CDS encoding CopD family protein → MAGFADVILRGLLLVFTCLAAGGVAWVGVVLGATPHTKPDAHVARALRSVALAAVLVALAQAAVMAVALADLAARLQALPLGAFLGAPFAGGAVARIGLALGLGLTAARLASRPGGVPAWAALGGLAVALAASGAVLSHAAARAEGRGVLLILDAVHLLAVTTWVGGLGYLVRHAWGAADAPPGRDERIARRFSSLALAGVIVLVGSGVLLTLSYVGDPGALLGTAYGIMILTKVLLLVAILPLGCANFRLVRRTAGRLDRRLARTAEAELGIAVTVLFAAASLTALPPAVDVRAERATIGEVAERFRPATPRLASPPVEELLTTAQPLVAPPAERTDVERAWSEYNHHWAGLVVLSMGLLAVLERLGVRGARHWPLALLGMAVFLFFRADPRAWPLGPAGFWESMTLPDVLQHRAFVVLIVAFSVFEWMVRTARLPLSPWGYVFPVLCAAGGAMLLTHSHAMLGLKAEFLTEVTHAPIGILGTLAGWARWLELRLPEAGSTPGWLWRAALVAVGLLLLFYREG